A portion of the Acidimicrobiales bacterium genome contains these proteins:
- a CDS encoding glycerate kinase, with amino-acid sequence MGDASRAAATRCRPLGERGRRAAAVTVLAAPDKFKGTAAAAAIAGAIVAGARAAGREGRALPLADGGEGTLEAFGGANRTSTVTGPLGRPVAARWRLDGPLAVIEMAEASGLAAAGGAAANDPLAATTRGTGELILEAVAAGARHLLVGVGGSATTDGGAGALDALGRRPFGELGIAVEVACDVESAFTEAARLFGPQKGAHPAQVAALSARLEALAVAYREEFGVELAARPFSGAAGGLAGGLAALGAQLRSGFTVVAEHLGLEEAVAASELVVTGEGRLDAASFTGKVVGGVAALAERHGVPLLVVAGEADPAAAARVDVRSLTDRYGERRARAEPLALVRETVAEALAR; translated from the coding sequence ATGGGGGATGCCTCTCGCGCTGCGGCCACCCGATGCCGGCCGCTCGGCGAGCGGGGCCGACGGGCGGCGGCCGTGACGGTGCTCGCCGCGCCCGACAAGTTCAAGGGCACCGCGGCGGCCGCGGCGATCGCCGGCGCGATCGTCGCCGGGGCGCGCGCAGCGGGGCGTGAGGGGCGCGCGCTCCCCCTCGCCGACGGTGGCGAGGGGACGCTCGAGGCCTTCGGCGGCGCGAACCGGACGAGCACCGTGACCGGGCCGCTCGGGCGACCAGTCGCCGCCCGCTGGAGGCTCGACGGGCCGCTGGCGGTGATCGAGATGGCCGAGGCCTCGGGCCTCGCTGCCGCCGGTGGGGCGGCGGCCAACGACCCGCTCGCGGCGACGACGCGCGGCACGGGCGAGCTGATCCTCGAGGCGGTCGCCGCCGGCGCGCGACACCTCCTCGTCGGGGTGGGCGGCTCGGCGACGACCGACGGCGGCGCCGGCGCCCTCGACGCGCTCGGGCGGCGGCCCTTCGGCGAGCTCGGGATCGCCGTCGAGGTCGCCTGCGACGTGGAGAGCGCCTTCACCGAGGCGGCGCGCCTGTTCGGACCCCAGAAGGGCGCCCACCCCGCGCAGGTCGCGGCGCTCAGCGCTCGCCTCGAGGCGCTCGCCGTCGCCTACCGGGAGGAGTTCGGCGTGGAGCTCGCGGCCCGCCCCTTCAGCGGCGCTGCCGGTGGCCTCGCCGGTGGCCTCGCCGCCCTCGGCGCGCAGCTCCGCTCCGGCTTCACGGTGGTCGCCGAGCACCTCGGCCTCGAGGAGGCCGTCGCCGCGAGCGAGCTCGTCGTGACCGGCGAAGGGCGCCTCGACGCCGCCTCGTTCACCGGCAAGGTGGTGGGCGGCGTGGCCGCGCTCGCCGAGCGCCACGGGGTGCCGCTCCTCGTGGTCGCCGGCGAGGCCGACCCTGCCGCCGCGGCTCGGGTCGACGTGCGCTCGCTCACCGACCGTTACGGCGAGCGCCGCGCCCGCGCCGAGCCGCTCGCGCTCGTGCGCGAGACCGTCGCCGAGGCGCTCGCTCGCTGA
- a CDS encoding response regulator transcription factor, whose product MGAVGPEARILVVDDEPSIVDSVATVLRYEGFEVEVASSGRAALAKAQSEAFDLIVLDVMLPDLDGLEVTRRLRGDGLDVPVLFLTAKAEVEDRIAGLSIGGDDYVAKPFSLLEIVARARAILRRRSGPEEDRRLRFADLVMDEESHEVWRAAMPVQLTATEFNLLRLFLLNPRRVLSKDQIVDHVWHYDFGGNLNIVETYVRYLRRKLDALGPPLIHTIRLVGYVMREAQ is encoded by the coding sequence ATGGGGGCTGTCGGGCCGGAGGCAAGGATCCTCGTCGTCGACGACGAACCCTCGATCGTCGATTCGGTGGCGACGGTGCTGCGTTACGAGGGCTTCGAGGTGGAGGTCGCGAGCTCCGGGCGCGCCGCGCTCGCCAAGGCCCAGAGCGAGGCCTTCGACCTCATCGTCCTCGACGTGATGCTCCCCGACCTCGACGGTCTCGAGGTGACGCGGCGGCTGCGTGGCGACGGCCTCGACGTGCCGGTGCTCTTCCTCACGGCCAAGGCCGAGGTCGAGGACCGCATCGCCGGGCTCAGCATCGGCGGTGACGACTACGTCGCGAAGCCCTTCTCGCTCCTCGAGATCGTCGCCCGCGCACGCGCGATCCTCCGCCGGCGGAGCGGCCCGGAGGAGGACCGTCGCCTGCGCTTCGCCGATCTCGTGATGGACGAGGAGAGCCACGAGGTGTGGCGCGCGGCGATGCCCGTGCAGCTCACCGCGACCGAGTTCAACCTGCTGCGCCTCTTCCTCCTCAACCCCCGGCGGGTGCTCTCCAAGGACCAGATCGTCGATCACGTCTGGCACTACGACTTCGGTGGCAACCTGAACATCGTCGAGACCTACGTCCGCTATCTGCGCCGCAAGCTGGACGCCCTCGGCCCCCCGCTGATCCACACCATCCGACTCGTCGGGTACGTGATGCGCGAGGCGCAGTGA